The nucleotide sequence GAGCCACCACCATAGTCAATCAGAGTTTTGCACTTAGGACCTAATCTACACTCAATTAAGTACTGTCACTGTACTACTATATGTAAAATGCTATAACACTGCCAGATGCATATCAATAAGGAATGTTCTGTGACTTTTACATCAGTCTTAGAACTTCAATACTAAAACACCGTAGCAACCTCAcatgctgctaaccactttagtcactttttttttttacctcacttcatttCTATTGTATATAAATTGTCATGGGCAgctcggcggcttgagtggttagtccgttggcctcacagctctggggttaatgggttcaaatccaggtcggtccacctgtgtggagtttgcatgttctccctgggcctgcgtgggtttcctccaggtactccggtttcctccttcattaaaaaaatatccaaaaaacatgcatggtaggctgattggacactctaaattgcccataggtatgggtgtgtgtgaatgtttgtccgtctcgtgccctgcgatcggctggtcaccgatgcagggtgtccctcgcctctagCCGAGACACAcgtgggataggctacagcaccccccgcgaccttaatgaggataaagcggttcagaaaatgtgatgagatgaataaatcttttttatgaatacagtcgtacctctacttacgaaattaattggttcaaaGACTTTTTCGTAACATGAAAACTTCGTAAATAGAGGTgtaatttatatgtaaattctctaattctaatacccgtgtttgtccgccagatgccAGCAAGAGCCCGTTCCACCAGGGCCGacagccgtccactttgtagtacattttagacttttacgtgtaccctatgtgtgtgtatatgaaaatatgtgccacgttgcatttgtaaagtttttaatcgcttaataaggggaattcaaaataaaataatggataagggaatggatttactttttgggggacttcgtaacttggatctttttcgtaactcgagtcactcatttgcatatataaaatttcgtaacctgaaactttcatacctagaggcatttgtaagtagaggtatgactgtacttgtGTGCACtaaggtgaagctttaaatcttattgtacttgtataatgacaataaaagcacacaattcaatttgattgccactgtgtggagttttcatattcatgcatgggttttctccgggtactccagtttcctcccacatcccacaaacatgcaggctaggctgctctaaattgccccaggtatgagtgtgagcaagaatggttgtctgactccttgtgccctgcaattggctggtcactgattcagggtgtcccctacccaGTGCCCAAAATtaactggaataggctccatcaACTTCCATGAcctctgtgaggataagcggttctgaagatgaatgaatgaattcaactGCCATCTGCTTTGTTTCTAGGGGCTCAGCCATTGCTAGGATCATTGGAAACAATGTCAGGTCTTTGCAACATTTTGCAACCACAGTGAAGATGTgggtttttgaagaaaatgttAATGGTCGAAAACTCACTGACATAATTAACACCGAGCACGAAAATGTCAAGTACCTGCCTGGATACAAGCTACCTGATAATGTGGTGAGACAAATTGCCTATTCGACTGCCCTTTTAATTTAAATCTCACAAAAACAAATCACAGAATTTGTTTTGAGGTATATATTTTCTACTTTGATAGGTGGCAGTTCCTCAGCTATGTGATGCTGCAGAGGGAGCAGACATTCTGGTGTTTGTGGTACCCCACCAGTTCATCAGGAAACTTTGTGATGAGATGTCAGGCTGTGTTACAGCCAAAGCTCGGGGTATTACACTAATTAAGGTAATTTACTCACCAACCCTCTGTGCACAGTCCAcaggcaaaaggacaataacacggccaaaataagcgattatcagatgcaggacaacaccgagccaaCCCACTTAAAGATCCAAATGAATTCCCCCTGGcttttactttctttttttccccattttttaaatgcctcgtacctgagcaaagagcagccttattgaaaatgtccttaacccactgtcctcatttgagaacaccctgtaatatttttctttcttttcccatttttgtcaatgttctgaaaatgttgcaaaaatctaaaacttctcTTAGGTTAATACagtttaaaatgggttaagttcatccaactttttattattttttttacagtggggcaaataagtatttagtcaaccaccaattgtgcaagttctcctagttgaaagattagagaggcctgtaattgtcaacatgggtaaacctcaaccatgagagacagaatgtaggaaaaaaacctgaaaatcacattatttgatttttaaataatttatttccaaattagagtggaaaatgagtatttggtcacctacaaacaagcaagatttctggctgtcaaaaagGTCGAActtctaacttcttctaacgaggtctccactcgttacctgtaatAATAGTATCTATTTTTAACTCCTTATCGGTATAAAACACACCTGtacacaacctcagtctctcacactccaaactcaactatggccaagaccaaagagctgtccaaGGACagcagagacaaaattgtagacctgcaccaggctggcaagactgaatctgcaataggtaaaacgcttggtgtcaAGAAATcgactgtgggagcaattattagaaaatggaagacatacaagaccactgataacccccctcgatctggggctccatacaagatctcaccccgtggcgtcaaaatgataacaataacggtgagcaaaaatcccagaaccacacgggggggacgtagtgaatgacctacagagagctgggaccacagtaacaaaggctactatcagtaacacaatgcgccgccagggactcaaatcctgcactgcaagacgtgtccccctgctgaagccagtacacaggCCCGTCTgcagttcgctagagagcatttggatgatccagaagaggactgggagaatgtgttatggtcagatgaaaccaaaatagaactttttggtcgaaacacaggttctcgtgtttggaggagaaagaatactgaattgcatccgaagaacaccatacccactgtgaagcatgggggtggaaacatcatgctttggggctgtttttctgctctgggaccaggacgactgatctgtttAAAGGAAAGAacgaatggggccatgtatcgagagatttggagtgaaaatctccttccatcaccgaggacattgaagatgagacatggctggatctctcagcatgacaatgatcccaaacacacagccagggcaacaaaggagtggcttcataagaagcatttcaatgtCCTGGAGtagcctagccagtctccagatctcaaccccatagaaaatctgtggaggggcttgaaagtctgtgttgcccaattacagccccaaaacatcactgccctagaggagatctgcatggaggaatgggccaaaataccagcaacagtgtgtgataagcttgtgaagagttacagaaaacgtttggcctcgattattgccaacaaagggtacataacaaagtagtgagatgaacttttttgtattgaccaaatacttattttccaccatgatttgcaaataaattctttaaaaatcaaacaatgtgattttctgttttttcccccacaatctctctcatggttgaggtttacccatgttgacaattacaggcctctgtaatcttttcaagtaggataacttgcacaattggtggttgactaaatacttatttgccccactgtatgtatgtTGTTATAGCTCACAATAGATTCTGTTGCAAGATTaaatcaacatgtatgggagtgAGAGGTAACGGGGGTGAAAACCCACTCCCGATTCATGCACTAGCTTACTGCAGATAgtatgccaaattcataatagCGTTGCCAAGGGAATCAACAGACTGACAAATCTAATTGTCTTGCAATCTACCAgtagtaccttggcgatctacgTATGGAGCGCCCCTGGTCTACTGGATATTTAGGCTGAGCCCAACATAAAAATTCAGAAACATTTAAAACGTTAACCAATAGGATGAACAAGATAGGTTTATAAGTCCAGCACATTcgagctgattttttttttcacttccatattttaCAATGTGTTACTCCAGCCAGACTGTTTTGTCCAATGACTAAACAATGTTTGTgagtttgttgtcaaatcctgggACCCTTGCGAAAATTGGAACATAAAAAGGAACACCATCAAACCAAAAGTGATACGCTGTATTTTGTTGAGGACCAAAGAAAGCAAACTATCTACTTTCCTTTCGGAAATACCCTCTTCGGAAACACTTTGCGAACAGCAAGTTTTTGTCCCTCCAAAGTTCTAgttaagtcaaaagcctttattgtcattatacaacagctgcgtataacgaaattagtgtgctactccacaaagtgcgtgcttcaataaaaacataaataagtaatttaaagtcacgtccgggcaaggtaattctaaaatattgcacagtctaagatattgcacatattCTACAAATCCATGTGAACATGAATTGAACAATAAGTCAAGAATCAAATGTGTTTTCCAATCAAGCAATACTCTTACTGAGGTGCTTGGCGTGCCCGAGTTTCGTTCGTTATGAAaaccataatttaaaaaaaaatgaatgctatATTTAGTTATGAAAAAGAGGCTTTGAAATTAAAGAGCTCAATCTTTACATCTGtttagaccagtggttcttaaccttgttggagctaccgaaccccaccgtCGTATTACAATGGGAAGGCCGTCCTTTGCTCACTGTGGCTTCGCTCAGAGACACCGCCCTCGGCTCGCTGTGGCTTAGACCAGGGGTAACCGACCGGGGACTGGTGCCGGTCCGCGAGCCACCTAGTACCGGTccatcagagaaataaatattaacgttttcaatcccTCCCTCctatttgaaatgagaaaagttgttaatAATCGGTCTAATCGGtcttatgcttgggacttgttttttgcCATCATGGACGTCGTCCGTGGAACCCCACCTCCACACTTCTGTCTTATGTTGTCGCCCTCCCTCATACACCGGTCTGCGAGAAAATAGGGAGGGACTGCTTCCtcggtccgcggtgagaaaaagatTGAGGACCGCTGGCTTAGACGACTctggaggcattttcaacagcaatgtaaaatccaaacaaagctggaattgaCTTCAAGTATTCTCTCTCCAAGAAGTATGATGTACGTGATGTGAAACGCAGCTCGCTGGAAACAAGAAAAGGCAAGGCGGTGTGTATAGTTTCCGGCGCGCCTATATTTCTTTTATGGTATATTGCTTCTTCTTCAATGCTCAGAGCCATCCATTTCAGCACCGAAGAAGAAGCAGTGCCCTGTCTACACCATTTTTCACCACTACTCTTCATCTATCTTCCGGTTGttagtttcagcgtggattttgacatttttattaactttttttatactcagaaaaaaatctgtgatgtagtgaagctgcgaagtaaagaaggatcacagtagtcaacataaataagttgtcaTATAAAATAAGTAATCACGTACAAAAAGTGATTAAAGTGGTcggcagcctatggagttttagtgcaagtacaagataagaattaagtttagaTTAGCTCCTCccaggtgcagaactcgagttgagtatggtgacggctcttgggaagaaactgtccttgattACGTTTGTTTTGGCTGTAAAGAGGTGGACGCccggatgtgtattgtcttttctgttgctctttgcccttcctaggcaccgggatttgtagaGGGTGGGCCGGAGAGGTAGGGGACAGTTGATGATcctttgggctgtgttgatcactctctgcagaataaccactgcaccatctgGTGGCATGCaggaaatatttaattaaaaataaataaataatttgatgagtaaatgttaaaaaagtcGTGGTCATTTGGGAAAGACAGAATAGCCGCGGAAAGGAATAACAATAACTAGCACTGTAcacccattttttatttttttacctttttcaaATAGTTCATGTTATTGAATTATACCTTTACCATAACATTtgtgctcttttttttcaggGAATAGATGAAGGTCCTGAGGGCCTCAAGCTCATCTCTGACATCATTAGAGAGAAGACGGGCATTGATGTTAGTGTTCTTATGGGTGCAAATATTGCCAATGAAGTGGCAGCTGAGAAGTTCTGTGAAACCACCATCGGTAAGCAAAACAAACCTGATCCTTattgcaaatgaaaaagcatttcattctaGTTGTACTtcgttcattttgtcttcttgttaTCTATATTTTGACCGGTTCGTTGATAACAtacaaaggtgtttttttttattaggttTTAGTCACCTCATATATTTTGGCGTTTTACTCACACCTTCAGAGTCTCTGGAGAAGGCAGGAGTCAGGTGactaaaacctaaaaaataaaacaaaaaaataaaaaaactccaTTGTCTGTGATAAATGAACCGGTCAAAACATGGCATTTCATATGTAAAACAGATAACTCCATGAGTTATAGAAGTAAAATAATAGCAAATTTACTCCAATTGTTTTTGGTCATTTGGTTTTCACAaatagcaaatagcttgaaaattattatatcAACATATTTCAAAGAAATTGGCGATGGTAATATTTATGACAGTCTGTGAACTAAAATACTTAAAGCTTTGGTGAAAAGTTTGTAAAAACAGCCGAGTTTGAACAGAAGCTTCAGATCTGGTGACATACACTAATTTAAATTGGCCCCTGATTTTCATGAACAAGAACACATTGCAAGCAATATACATGCACCACAAACAAAATCTGAACATTTTACCCTTTTGTTCTTGCATGGAAACAATTGTCGAGCTTTGGGTTCAGTGTGTTTTGGTTAGCAAGTCTGCACTGATTCTTCAGTGTCTGGAGAACACTCGCaagataccgtatttactcgcgtataagccatatttgtcggacaaaaaatgattactgaatcgagggtacggcttatatgcgcataaaaagacgacatgcacgaaacgccataacatcataacgcaagacaatgcggctgatccggtcatttatttcaaaatagagaaaagataaacagatacatttgtcaataaaaagcatcaggtttctcattaagatagacttatttcttttttcaaattgaataattttatattttgcatttacaaagacaagcatattaacttccttattttattgaccctaataatgtgcttttgattcatacagtatctcagaaataaaacttgcgatgatttttcttaagattttcctttctaaGTAACacattgtactccctattaaaaccatgaatatggaggtgaaaattgtgaatcagggggcggcttatatgcaagaaatagTAGAATTCtaacattttaaggcaattttaagagtgcagcttatacgcaggggcggcttatatgcgagtaaatacagacactcccctacttacgaacgagttaggttccgagcgattgttcataagttgaatttgttcacaagttgctcagtgctatattttgtattataatttatgtttaaagcATATAAAAGTATATtgaggcctatataagtatattgaaggtttatataagtgcatttgtatgtttaaggcttgtataagtaacacgcattggtttgtactgaaaaaacatttaataaaatggagagaatacatacagtactgtatacatacattagagagagagagatttactagaaactgtccgaaagaagctatctaatgacaattgcagtgttctttttttttcatcataaatgatgcggtagcactgtatggcatcattcatttgatttgcaaactttgtgcaacgttcaatatttgcgtcctgctgctcgatctttctgtttataaatggtactgacggtcgaacgattcaagttgtattcacgtgcaatgctcaccactttctcacccgcatcaagcttcgttattattgccactcatttcaaatgaaatgccttgcctcttccttgcacctccctcactagaagcctttcgcttttcaccaaccatattcaataatggatgcacgagatatttaatgatacaaatgaaaaaggttctttgcgcactggagataagttcacgcacttccgcactgcaacgaactgggcagaggaaggtggatgctaggtgagctctcacagcgccaggtgtcggtattagcggcggaaagaagcactacttggaaaaaggtgtgcaatacaaaatccaacttaccaacatttttcgacataaacgcaatttgcagacatgttcgtatgtaccgttgttcgtaactcgaatgttcgtaagtaggggagcgtctgtacagtaaAACATTTTAGTTCATCCTTGCTAAATACTCATTTGAGAACATTTGGCACTGTTATGCTAATCTCTTTCTTAGACATTGTGGTGTATAGAAATGAACAACTGGTGTACGTTTGCATTGGCAGGGTGACTTAATCATCACGTAACAACCGTGGCAATTCAAATTCATATCACACCTGTAGATATTCTGGCAAAATCGGTAAAGAAATGTTTGTAggtatttttgaaataattcagttcttttagtATTAATAAGCTAATTTCTTACTTAATTGATGCAACATTTCAAGCATATTTTTCATGCTGTTTGAATGtatggtttgtttgtttatctgTGCTCTATATCTACAGGTAGTAAAGATCTGAAGAATGGACTACTATTCAAAGAGCTCTTGCAGACTCCTAACTTTCGGATCACAGTGGTGGATGACGCAGATACGGTTGAGCTGTGTGGAGCTCTAAAGGTACACATAAATTCTTGTTGTCTTTTGAGGCCTTGTtatgttattttaatgtttaaacaCCGAAGTGAAAATTATAACTTCCTATCTCATTAGCCTAGAAACATAGAAAGCACCAATTGAAAAACACACATTACCTTTACCTGCTAATTCGGAACATAGACACTACCAATAGGTCCGCAAGTGATTCATGTATTTAATCATCCCTGAGacaaataagtaaaaaataagGCTAAAAAATAATGCGTACCTTCTAGATATCAGTCTTATCCTTCCACAAGTAACAGATGAATAGCAATTTTAATTGGTGTCCTCACcaagaaaaagaacaagaaCCGATTGAGAATTTGAGACCTCTCGCCATGGAATAAAAATAGTGTTCGCTAGTCTGTTTAggtgtttttcacatttttcacatATTCACCTACAGTAAAATTGAAAGTAAGAATaactaaaatgatttttaatgtgTTAATGAAGATATTACTATTTGTGTCCAAGTTGTAAAAACAGTagaaaaatactacattttggAATCAACATGCC is from Stigmatopora argus isolate UIUO_Sarg chromosome 4, RoL_Sarg_1.0, whole genome shotgun sequence and encodes:
- the gpd1l gene encoding glycerol-3-phosphate dehydrogenase 1-like protein isoform X1; this translates as MASPLKVCIVGSGNWGSAIARIIGNNVRSLQHFATTVKMWVFEENVNGRKLTDIINTEHENVKYLPGYKLPDNVVAVPQLCDAAEGADILVFVVPHQFIRKLCDEMSGCVTAKARGITLIKGIDEGPEGLKLISDIIREKTGIDVSVLMGANIANEVAAEKFCETTIGSKDLKNGLLFKELLQTPNFRITVVDDADTVELCGALKNIVAVGAGFCDGLRCGDNTKAAVIRLGLMEMIAFAKLFSKDDTVSTATFLESCGIADLITTCYGGRNRRVAEAFAITGKSIEELEKEMLNGQKLQGPATSAEVYRILKQKNLVDKFPLFSAVYHICFEGKRVQEMISCLQSHPEHM
- the gpd1l gene encoding glycerol-3-phosphate dehydrogenase 1-like protein isoform X2; the protein is MASPLKVCIVGSGNWGSAIARIIGNNVRSLQHFATTVKMWVFEENVNGRKLTDIINTEHENVKYLPGYKLPDNVVAVPQLCDAAEGADILVFVVPHQFIRKLCDEMSGCVTAKARGITLIKGIDEGPEGLKLISDIIREKTGIDVSVLMGANIANEVAAEKFCETTIGSKDLKNGLLFKELLQTPNFRITVVDDADTVELCGALKDDTVSTATFLESCGIADLITTCYGGRNRRVAEAFAITGKSIEELEKEMLNGQKLQGPATSAEVYRILKQKNLVDKFPLFSAVYHICFEGKRVQEMISCLQSHPEHM